From one Chanodichthys erythropterus isolate Z2021 chromosome 3, ASM2448905v1, whole genome shotgun sequence genomic stretch:
- the LOC137004735 gene encoding centriolar coiled-coil protein of 110 kDa produces the protein MDCCRENMDSYEGFCARILSTLQSEMMHEKSCSTAPARGVALPLICFHGRPVLSPVLSEKQRMEMVEYRKRASQMEAERQIHCNNNLLNQIQAIIWTNKAPKILDVPKPSEKCLSPSPKPDCRNGFTDTAPLTPAGVTEPYILSSKTAVTPSAELRGKAKEEKQMPEETETEGVCLQNLLKKSREFIEKEQGKQGSKIIGTKITFDKENGSSLDATVSGLPCYIPSPNQTSPSNLISPESGPNGSLSARPHRGRPRPISAGSIFFSFPDNPNQPNITANARPQEVKTIATQERKLLGVENVSMSRYDDHLNETVGKLETSPVDPELTSPLFRRRCHTLDSHLSSHDQSPLIDRSQERMPRFMAGVTARTPTRLSPPSPMNKTFTRESPTAAYLGSGITPDSPSHAKLPFEGNSVISTALKERRADEMQWQVHALEDMQRSLEEDYAFRISCLVAEQEREQRLHSQELEERVWRLRGQGGLSPVAGEDGCELRAAGERYPILSPMCPLSPGERSPRHPVSVIEEIKSYLEQHDEMMSFWGFPPTSLDVASPSIQASIYMRGLNHHSTGKSRNRLSQVVTAEQQRALCRLTAIVKGFLTRQLLRTEKVKHLRQTVQDTQEFICSFSSNAPQRNDQLSEQDLSLQERVRAQLRAALFDIHDIFFTMTLEERLSLLHQDRDLRSERKLREMEKAKIPKDKVILSAATQKSLDRKKRVGESPGQTRRAQKTPTKRILQPSQGQNAPVSGQQLLRRGSYKKTPEERVQHSERLKKQHSLG, from the exons ATGGACTGCTGCAGAGAAAACATGGACAGTTATGAGGGATTCTGCGCACGCATACTGTCCACACTGCAGTCGGAAATGATGCATGAGAAGAGCTGCAGTACCGCACCTGCGCGAGGGGTGGCGCTCCCTCTCATCTGCTTTCATGGCAGGCCAGTTCTGTCTCCTGTT CTAAGTGAGAAACAAAGAATGGAGATGGTTGAATACAGGAAAAGAGCGTCACAAATGGAGGCAGAGAGACAGATTCATTGTAATAATAACCTCCTCAATCAGATTCAGGCCATTATTTGGACCAATAAG GCACCAAAAATATTGGACGTGCCAAAGCCTTCAGAGAAGTGCTTGTCTCCTTCTCCAAAACCAGACTGCAGGAATGGTTTTACTGATACTGCACCTCTTACACCTGCTGGGGTCACAGAGCCTTATATTTTGTCTAGTAAAACAGCAGTGACACCGTCAGCTGAGCTGAGAGGAAAAGCCAAGGAGGAAAAACAAATGCCAGAGGAAACTGAAACGGAAGGAGTTTGTCTGCAGAACCTACTGAAGAAATCACGTGAATTTATTGAAAAAGAACAAGGTAAACAGGGGTCAAAGATCATCGGCACCAAAATCACGTTTGATAAAGAAAACGGCAGTTCTTTAGATGCGACTGTCTCTGGTTTACCCTGTTATATTCCCTCACCTAATCAGACCTCTCCAAGTAACCTAATAAGTCCAGAATCCGGTCCAAATGGCAGTTTAAGTGCCAGACCCCACCGCGGGCGTCCTCGTCCCATTTCTGCTGGCAGCATCTTCTTCTCTTTCCCCGACAACCCCAACCAACCAAACATTACAGCCAATGCAAGGCCACAGGAAGTAAAAACAATTGCGACGCAGGAGAGGAAGCTACTCGGAGTGGAAAATGTGAGTATGAGTCGATATGATGACCACTTGAACGAGACTGTCGGAAAATTAGAAACATCTCCGGTGGATCCTGAGCTCACAAGCCCTCTGTTCCGAAGGAGATGCCACACATTAGATAGCCATCTGTCTTCCCACGATCAGAGTCCGCTCATAGACAGGAGCCAGGAGAGAATGCCTCGGTTTATGGCCGGGGTCACTGCGAGAACGCCCACTCGACTGTCTCCTCCGTCACCAATGAACAAGACTTTCACGCGGGAGAGTCCCACAGCAGCATATCTGGGCTCTGGAATCACCCCAGACTCTCCTTCTCATGCTAAACTACCATTTGAGGGAAACAGTGTCATCAGCACAGCGTTGAAAGAAAGGAGAGCAG ATGAGATGCAATGGCAAGTCCACGCTCTAGAGGACATGCAGAGGTCTCTGGAGGAGGATTATGCTTTCAGGATATCGTGTCTGGTGgcagagcaagagagagaacaACGGCTTCACAGTCAG GAGTTGGAGGAGCGGGTCTGGAGACTGAGGGGTCAGGGTGGTCTGAGTCCTGTAGCAGGCGAGGACGGGTGTGAATTAAGGGCAGCTGGTGAACGTTACCCTATACTGAGCCCCATGTGCCCTTTAAGCCCTGGAGAAAGATCACCAAGACACCCTGTGTCAGTCATTG aagaaataaaatcatatttagAACAACATGATGAAATGATGTCATTTTGGG gctttcctCCAACCAGTTTAGATGTGGCATCACCCTCTATACAGGCCTCTATTTATATGAGAGGCCTAAATCATCACAGCACAGGAAAGAGCAGAAACAGGCTGAGCCAG GTTGTAACAGCGGAGCAGCAGAGGGCGCTGTGTCGCCTCACTGCCATCGTGAAGGGCTTCCTGACCAGACAACTGCTGAGAACGGAGAAAGTCAAACACCTGCGTCAAACTGTTCAA GACACGCAAGaatttatttgttcattcagCAGTAATGCTCCTCAAAGAAATGACCAACTGTCAGAGCAAGATCTCTCTCTGCAAGAGCGTGTCAGAGCTCAG TTACGTGCAGCCTTGTTTGACATTCATGATATCTTCTTCACAATGACACTAGAGGAGCGTTTGTCTCTGCTACATCAAGACCGAGATCTACGCAGCGAGAGAAAACTCAGAGAGATG GAAAAAGCAAAAATCCCCAAGGATAAGGTGATTTTGTCTGCTGCAACCCAGAAATCTCTTGATAGAAAGAAAAG AGTTGGTGAATCTCCAGGTCAGACCAGACGAGCTCAGAAAACCCCTACAAAAAG gaTCCTGCAGCCCAGTCAGGGCCAGAACGCTCCGGTTTCAGGCCAGCAGCTCCTGCGCCGTGG GAGTTATAAGAAGACTCCAGAGGAGAGAGTCCAGCATTCGGAGAGGCTGAAGAAACAGCATTCACTGGGTTGA